The nucleotide window CGAACTCCGCCACCTCGTCCGGCGCCACCTGCACCACGCGATCGAGCGAGACGCCGAGCCAGCCGAGCGTCTCGACCTGGAACGGCTGCAACGGGGCAGGGATGACGAAGCGCACGTCGGGATCGGTCAGCAGCTCGGGAGCCGCGGCAAGGCGCCCCAGGCAGTCGGCAATCCAGTGGTAGTAGTTGGCGGCGAAGTTGGTCGCCAGGAGCACGGCGCGCCCCCCGCGCACTCGCTCGGCTGTCGGCGAGTGCAGGAGGATGCGTTGATCGGTGCTGGACCACAGGACGCAGTTGCGCCCGTGCGAGAGGACGGTCGGGATGTCGTGGCAGCGGGGGATCCCGAACTGCACGTCGGGTTCGTCGACCACCCCGTGGATATATGCCCGGTCGTGGCGATCGATGGCGAAGAACAGGTCGCCCACCACGCGCGCCTGGCGCAGCACGCGCACCTCCGAGCTCCCCGTGCGCACGGTCACCGAGCGGTCGTACTCGCGCCCCTCGTGGTGCACCCGATAGGGGATTCGCCAGTCGCGTCGCGCGCCGTCGGCCGCAACGGTGGACGGTGCCAGGGCGCCATCCACCCGGTACACTCCCTGTCGCCCGGCGCCGAGCGCCGGGACGAGCTCCGTCAGTTGCGGCTGGCGGAGCAGCTCGAGGGCGCGCTCCTCGTGATGGTCGGCAAAGGTGGCCAGTGCTCGCATCAGCAGCGTCCCCGCGGTCCCCTCGCAGGCGACAGCGCGCTCGGCGTTGGTGCGCGCCGCCGTCTCGAAGCCGGCGCGCAACTCGCACTCGGCGAGCGTTGCCAGCGCGATGGCGTCGTGCGGGGCCAGCGCGGCCGCCGCCTGCGCGAGGGCCTGTGAGCGCTTGAGGAACTCCGGCGCCAGCACCATCGGCGCGACATCGGGAACGCCGATGGCCCGGAAGTCGAGGCGTACCGGTTCCGCCTGGCGCGCGACGAGCGTGGCGTGGCGGATGTGCAGGAAGAGAAGGAGCTCCGCCGCCAGGCGCATCGTCTCCGCGTCGGGGCGACCGGCGCGCGAGAGCATCGTGGCGCAGGTGGCGAAGGCCTCGAGGTCGCGGTAGTCGTTTGCCTGGAGGAGGGCGAGCGCCCGGTACGCCGCGAGGTTGTCGGGGGCGATCGTGATCGCATCGCGCAGCGCTGCCTCGGCCTCGGGCAGTCGGTTGGCGCCCTTCAGCGCCTCGGCGTGTGCCACGAGGGCGTCGGCGGGGGCAACGGGGGCACTCTGCGGCGTCGGATAGCGGGTGGCGGCAGTCATGCGGAGCGCGCGGCTGGAAGTGTCGTCGAACCTGTCGTGGCGGGGGTTGCCGGGCAAGGCTCGAGGGAGGCGGGGGGCAGGTCCATGGATGGCGTCTCGTCAGGCAGCGAAGGCCGACGTCACATCGGCGCTGTTGGCGGGCGGGTGCACGCAGACGCTGGATTCGGCCACGAGGCGCGCCGCCTTGAGCCCCTGCATGTACGACCGCACGTCGCCCAGCCGAGGCGTGGGCGTCACGAGGGGAACGGAGTGGCCCGCTGCCACCAGTTGGTCTGCGGCCACGAGGGCCGAGAGCGAACCGCCGTAGATGATCGTCGTCACGGGGCGACCTCGTGTTCAGGCATGCGCGTAGTGTCCAACGACTGACAGCACCCCGTCGATCACGCGGTCGACGTCCGACGCTGTCATGGTGGGGGAGAGGGGGAGGCTGAGCACCGTCTCGCTGAGCCGCTCGGTGACCGGGAGCTCGAGGCGCTCGAGCGATGTCCCCGCCCAGGCGAGCTGCCGGTGCGGGGGGATGGGGTAGTGGACCAGGCACTCGATCCCGCAGCGGGCGAGGGCATCGCGCACGCCGTCACGCGCATCGCACCGCACCACGAAGAGGTGCCAGGCGTGCGTGATGTTGTCGGCGGCGACCGGAAGGATCAGCTCCGTCCCGTCGAAGGCAGCGCGATAGCGCTGCACGATGGAGCGGCGCGCCGCGTTCCAGATGGGGAGGTGCGGGAGCTTGGTGCGCAACACCGCCGCCTGCAGCGCGTCCAGGCGCGAGTGCACCCCCAGTTCGTCGTGGACGTACTTCATGGCGCTCCCGTAGTTGCGAAGCGAGCGCACACGCGCGGCGAGTTGCGCATCGTTCGTCGTGATCGCGCCGCCATCGCCTAACGCACCGAGGTTCCTGCCCGGGTAGAACGACCACGCGGCGGCGTCGCCGAACGAGCCGACGGGGCGGCCCCCGATCGCTGCACCGTGTGCATGGGCCGCGTCCTCGACGAGGGCGAGGCGAAAGCGGGTGGCCAGCGCCCGCAGCGCCGCCATCGGCGCCGGGTGCCCGTACAGGTGCACGGGGAGGATGGCCCGCGTGCGCCCAGTGATGGCGGCGCGCACGGCACCCGGGTCGATCGTGTACGCCGTGGCGTCGACGTCGACCGGCACCACCCTGGCACCTACCGCCGTCCCGGCGAGCCAGGTGGCAATGAAGGCCCAGCCGGGGACGATCACCTCGTCGCCGGGCCCGATCCCCAGCGCGCGCAGGGCGAGCGTGATGGCGTCGAGCCCGTTGCCGACGGTCACGCAGTGACGTGTCCCGGTCACACGGGCAAACTCCGCCTCGAACCGCTCCACCTCCTCGCCCAGGACAAACGTCCCGCGGTCGAGGACGCGCGCGAGTGCCTGGTCCAGCTCCCCGCGGATCGACGCGTGCAGGCGCCCCAGGTCGTAGAAGGGGACGTTAGGCGATGCCGGACGCGCGTCCGTCATGCGGCCGCCCCCACGCCAACCCCGACTCCAACGCCCGGATGCATTCCGGGACCCAGGCGCCGGCTGTCGCACCCCTCGCCCAGCACCTGCGTGGCCCAGCGCTCGTTGGCTACGTACCACGCCACCGTCTCGCGCAATCCCTCCTCGAAACTGCGCCGCGCCGACCAGCCAAGTTCCGCCGACGTGTGCGACGGATCGATGGCGTAGCGGGAGTCGTGTCCCGGTCGATCGGTGACGTGCGTGATGAGCGAGCGGCGGGGCGCGCCGGCAGGTGCAAGCGCGTCCACCGCGTCGCAGATGGCGCTCACGACCTCCTGGTTGGTCCGCTCCGCCCCCCCGCCAAAGACGTACGTGCGCCCCACGCGTCCGCGCTCGAGCGCCGCCACCAGGCCGCGGGCGTGATCGTCGACGTGCAGCCAGTCCCGCCCCTGGCGCCCGCTTTCATAGACGGGAATCGCTTCGAGCGCCAACGCCTTGCGCACCGCCACCGGAACCAGCTTCCCCTGAGATTGGTAGGGGCCATACTGGTTGGAACAGTTGGTGACGATGACCGGGAGGTCGTAAGTGTGATGCCAGGCGCGCGCGAAGTGAACGCTCGCCGACTTGGATGCGGCATAGGGCGAACTGGGACGGCAGGGCGACTCGAGCGAGAAGCTCCCCGTGTCGTCCAGCGCGCCGAACACCTCATCGGTCGAGACGTGCAGGAAGCGGAAGGCGCTGCGTCGCTCCGGCGGCGACGCATTCCAGTAGCGCGTGGCCTGTTCCAGCAGCGTGAAGGTTCCCACCACGTTGTTGTGCACGAGGGCCGCCGGGCCATTGATCGAGCAATCGACGTGCGACTCCGCCGCCAGGTGCATGATCGCGCGCGGCCGGTGCCGGCGCAGCACCGCCTCGACCTGCGCGGCATTCGCGACGTCGGCACGCTCGAACGCGTGCAACGGTGAGGTCGCGGCCTCACCCAACGAAGGAATGTGCCCCGCGTGGGTCAGCGCATCGACCGTGACCACCGGGAGCCCACGCTCCAGCACCAGATGGCGCACGAGCGCCGATCCGATGAAGCCTGCCCCGCCGGTGACGAGAATGGGTGCGTCGCGCACGAAGTGCCCCTGATGATTGTCAGTCGCCGACCGCCTGTGCGGAGGTCGCAACGACGCGGAAAAGGCAATCCGGGGGCCAAGGGGCGGGATGCCGGGCCCTGCAGCAGCTCCGTGTGCGCTAAGTGCTTGGGTCGTTGGTTGTTAGGCGTGGACCGAGTGTCCTGCCGTGGCCGTGTAGTGTGCCTCTTCACGACCGTCGCGGAGGAGGTGCCCGGGAATTTCCTGCCGGGATACAGAGCACTCCAGGCCCCTGGCGGTCAATTGTGCCGACGCGCACCGGCGCCGCCCGCCCAGCCGTGACTCGATTCGTCACCGGACCGTCTATTGAGCAGCGTCCCCATGACCATCCCGTACCGCTCCACCAACCCCGAGGCGTCAGCCGCCATCGGTGACCACTTGGCGTACCCGCCCGGGAGGCGGCACGCCTGGGGGGCGCGCCTCGCGTCGGTCATCGCCGCGGGAATCGGCATGGTCGTGCTGGCGGGGTGGACGCTGGATGTCGCGGCACTTCGCGCCGTTGCGCCGGCGGGCGCCGCGTCCGTGAATCCCGCCGCGGCATTCTGCTTTGTCGCGTTAGGCCTGGCGCTGTGGTGGTTCGTCACCCGTGAGTCGTCGTCTACCGAGTGGCAGGCCGCCCGCCTCCTCGCCGCCGTGGTCGGCGTCGTCGGCGCGCTGCGCATCGTTGGTGCCCTCGCCGGGCACTCGGTGGGGATCGACACGCTCCTCTTTCACGATGCCATGAGCGCCACGCTCGACGGCCGCGGGAACCGGATGGCACTCGCTCCCGCCGTCAACTTCCTCTTCCTGGGCGTGGCGCTCCTGCTCGTGGCGCGGCGTGAGTCGGGGAGCGAGGCGCTGGCGCAGGTCCTGGCCACGCTGGTGCTGGCCTGCTCGCAGGTGGCCTTGCTGGCGCACGCCTACCGCAGCGGATGGTTTGAGACGATCGGTCACTTCAACCGCATGGCGGCGCCAACGGCGATCGCCTTCTCGGCGGCCGCCGTCGGCGTCCTCGCACTGCGCCCCCAGTCGGGGATTCTCGCCGTCACCCTGAGCGACGGCCCCGGCGGTGCCATGGCGCGCGGGCTCCTCCCCGCCGGCTTCATCGCCCCCGCGCTCTTTGGCTGGGTCGCCATCTGGGGGCTGCGCGCGTCGGATCGGCAGGACCAACCGGCGCTCATGGTGATGCTCTTCGTGGTGGCGATGATCCTCGTCTTCGTTGGACTCATCGCCTGGAACGCCACGCAGCTGCATCGCACGCACGTGGAGCGCGTGCACGCCGAGGCGGCGCTGCGCGACAGCGAACTCCGCTTCCGGCTGTTGGCGGAGAACGGGAGTGACGTGGTCTCGCTGCACGATCCTTCGGGGCGCGTGGTGTACATCTCGCCCTCGTGCGAGCGCGTGCTGGGTTTTGCGCCGGAAGAGGTCATGCGCATGAGCCCCTTCGCGCTGGCCCACCCCGACGATCGTGAACGCCTGCGCCGCCACTTCGATGACCTGCTGCGTGGCGCGCGCGTGGCCGCCCTCTCGTGCCGCATGCTGCACAAGACGGGGCAGCACCTGTGGCTCGAGATGATGTGGCGCGCCATCGTGGACGAGGACGGACGCGTGTCGCGCCTGCAAGCCTCCTCGCGCGACGTCACCGAGCGCAAGGACTACGAGCGACAGCTGGAGGAGACACGGCGCAAGTTGCAGGTGCACCAGGAATCGCTCCTCGAGGCCAACGCGCGCCTGGCGGCACTGGCCTCGCATGACGCGCTCACCGGGCTCAAGAACCGCCGCGCCTTCGAGGAACGGATGGTGGAGGAACTGGCGCGCATCCGGCGCACGGGACAGCCGGTCACGCTCCTCCTCCTCGACATCGATCACTTCAAGTCGTTCAACGACTCGTTCGGGCATCCGCGCGGCGATGTCGTGCTGCGCGACGTGGCGCGCCTGCTCAGCCGCGCCATCCGCGACACCGATGTGGCGGCGCGCTATGGCGGCGAGGAGTTCGCCATCGTGCTCCCCAACACCGGGATCGACGGCGCGTACGAGATGGGTGAGCGGTTGCGCCTCGCGATCGAGGGGGCGCCGTGGGCGGAGCGGTCGATCACGATCAGCGTGGGGGCGGCGACGGCCGAGCATCAGGGGGCGAACCTGGCCGAGCTGCTGGAACAGGCCGACCGCGCCCTGTACCGCTCCAAGCAGGGCGGGCGGAACTGCGTGACGCTGGCCGACGCGGCGTAGGACGCGCCGGCGTGCCCTTGCCGCACCGGTAGCAGGCGATAATCTCCGCGCACCCCCGTGCGTGGCGCGCCGAATCCGGTGTGTGCGCGGCGCTCGGCGCTCTCCACTTCATCGGCTCCCCGCATGTCTCCTCGCTCCGGCCCGCGCCATGGCCTCGTCGCGCCCGCGCTCCTCGTCGCGCTCGCGCTCCTCGACGCGCTCGCGCTCCTCGTCGCCCTCCCCGTGGCCGCGCAGCCCAGGCGGCCGTTGCAGCCGACGGATTTCTACCGCATCAAGGACGTCGGTGCCCCGCGCATCTCCCCCGATGGCGCCTGGGTCGCGTACACCGTCACCACCACCGACTCGGCCAAGGACAAGAGCGACAGCGACGTCTGGATGGTGAGCTGGGACGGGACGCGTACCCTGCGCATGACGTCGTCGCCCGAGGGAGAAGGGAACCCGCGCTGGTCGCCCGACAATCGTTACCTGTCGTTTGTCTCCGGGCGATTCGAGAGCAAGGGCGGGCAGATCTGGCTCCTCGACCGGGCCGGTGGCGAGGCGGTGCGGCTGACCGACCTCAAGGGGGGCGTCGCCGACTACCAGTGGTCGCCCGACGGGGCGCGCATCGCCGTCGTCTCGCACGACCCGGACCCCGAGGAGGGAAAGCCCGACTCGGCCAGGAGCAAGAGCCCCAAGCCGATCGTCATCGATCGCTACGCCTTCAAGCGCGACTATGCGGGCTACCTCGATCGCCTGCGCGACCACATCTGGATCGTCGACGTGGCGACGAAGAAGGCGGTGCAGCTGACGACCGGCGACTTCGACGATCGCACCCCGCGCTGGTCGCCGGACGGCAAGCGGATCGCCTTTGTCTCGTCGAGGGAAGGGAAGGACCCGGACCGGGAGAACAACTCCGACCTCTACGTCATCGACGCCAACCCGGGGGTCACGCCACCCCCGGCGCCATTGCGCCTGACGAGCTGGAATGGCGATGACTCGGGTCCCGCCTGGAGCCCCGACGGGCAGTCGATCGCGTACCTGCAGTCGAGCGAGCCGCGCCTCTCGGCCTACTCGCAGGACCAGGTCGCCGTCATCCCGGCAGCGGGCGGCGCGCCGCGCTACCTGGCGCCCACCCTCGATCGCGACGTCAGCGACCTGGCCTGGTCGGCCGACGGTGCAACGATTCGCTTCCTCCTCGGCGACGATCGCGCTGTGCACCTGGCGGCGATCCCGGCAGCCGGCGGCGCCGTCACGCGGGAGCTTGCCGGGCGCCGGGTGATCGGCACCTTCGACATTGCACCCGGCGGGAGAACCGTCGCCCGCGCCGGGACGGCCACCACCGCCAGCGAACTCTTCGCCGTGGAGAACGGCACGCTGCGCGCCCTCACGCACGTCAACGATTCCCTCTTCGCGCAGCTCGCCCTGGGCAGCACCGAGGACATCGACTTCAAGAACAAGGATGGACTCACCGTCGGTGCGCTCCTCGTGAAGCCGGCCGGCTTCCAGGCGGGGAAGAAGTACCCGATGATCCTCTGGATCCACGGCGGCCCCAACGGGCAGGACCAGCACTCCTTTGCCTTCCAGCGCGAGCTGTACGCCGCCAACGGCTATCTCGTGCTGGCGGTGAACTACCGCGGGAGCAGCGGGCGCGGGCAGGAGTGGAAGAAGGCGATCTTTGCCGACTGGGGGAACAAGGAGGTGCAGGACCTGCTGGCGGGCGTCGACCACGTCGTCGCGTTAGGCGTTGCCGATCCCGAGCGCCTTGCACTCGGCGGGTGGAGCTATGGCGGGATCCTCACCGACTACACCATTGCCACCACCCCGCGCTTCAAGGCCGCCACCAGCGGCGCGGGGAGCGCACTCCAGACCACGATGTACGGCACCGATCAGTACATCTACCAGTACGAGAACGAGCTGGGGACGCCGTGGAAGAACCCGCGGCTCTGGGAGAAGCTCTCGTATGCCTTCTACAAGGCCGACCGCATCAAGACGCCGACGCTCTTCATGGGGGGCGAGAAGGACTTCAACGTGCCCATCACCGGCGGCGAGCAGATGTACATGGCGCTCAAGTCGCAGGGGATCGACACGCAGCTCGTCGTCTACCCGGGGCAGTTCCACGGCATTGCGCGCCCCTCGTTCGTCCTCGATCGCTACCAGCGCTACCTCGCCTGGTACGACAAGTACCTGCGACCGGTGACGCCGTGACGCGGGGACGCCCTGACGCGGTGAACGCGATGCTCGTTATGCGCGCGCCAGCAGGCCGGCAAAGAGCTGGCAGAGGATGGCGCCGACCACCGTCATTGCCACCCCCCACGCGAGGAGCTGGTTGAAGAGCTGCTTCGACTCCGCCGCCCCCGAGACCGCCGCGATGCACAGCGCACCTAGCGTCGACAGCGGCGACACATCGACCAGCGCCGAGCCGACGTTGATCGAGAGCGCCACCGCCAGCGGGTCGCCACCCCCCACCTTCTCCACCAGCGTCGCCGCGGTGGGGAGGAAGGCGGGGAGCACCACCCCCGACGTGCTGCTGTACGTCGAGATGGCGCCGGTCACGAAGGCAATCATCCCGTTGAGCGTCTGCGGCGTGGCCATGCGGGCCAGGAGCGTCGTGAAGAGGTCCATCCCACCGGTCTTCTCGAGGAGGGCGATGAGGAGCGAAACGCCGCTCACCATCAGGATCACCCCCCACGGGACCTTCCGGATCGCCGCCGACTCGTCCGCGCACCGCGCGAAGAGGAGGATCGCCGTCGCCCCAAAGGCCGAGAGCCCCAGGTTGAGCTTGAAGCCGACCACGCCAACGATCCAGGCGACGATGACGAATGCGGTCAGGCGCTGCCCGGACGTCAGCGCGTCATCGGCCGCGGGGATCGCATCGCCGCCGGCAATTGCAGCTGGCGTGCGCGCCCTCCCGGCAAGCGCGAGGTAGGCCGCGGCCGCCACGAGCGCGTGCGCGGCGAAGTTGGCGAGCCACACGCGCCACTCGTGCCCGCCCAGCCCCCCCTTCGCCATGGCGTTGTTGGCAATGACGCCCACCGACGAAATGGGCGACAGGTTCCCGGCGTTTGCCCCGTTGGCCACCATGAGCGCGGTGAGGAAGCGCGAGATTCCCGTGCGCTCGCTGATCGCCATGGCGAGCGGGATGACCAGCGCCACGCTGGAAATCGCCCCCGGACCCACCGTCGAGATGAGGCAGGCGATGGCGAAGAAGAGGAGCGGGAGCACGCGCGCGTTGCCGCGCGCCAGGCGCACGGCGTGATGCGCCAGCCGCGCCAGCGTCTCGTTGGTGTCGGCAATCGAGAACAGGAGCGTGACGCCGGCCAGCGTGAGGAACAGCGTGACGGGGAAGCCGGCCATCACCGCATCGGGCTTGAGGCCGGCCACGTAGGTGCCGATGAGCCACGCCAGCGCGATGGCCAGCAGCCCGACATTGATGCGCGACGTCATCGAAAGGACGATCGCCACCACCAGCGCGAGGAGCGAGACGAGGGCCGGACTCATGTCCACGGCGGAAGGAGGTGCCGCTGCACCTTGCCTAACGCCGTGCGCGGGAGCGCGGCAACACGCACGTAGCCTCGCGGCACCTTGAAGCTTGCCAGGAGCCGCCGGCACGTCGCGTCCAGCGCCGCCACCGCGGCGTCGTCGTCGGCCACGACATAGGCCACCGGGAGTTCGCCGCGCCGCTCGTCAGGCACCCCCACCACCACCGCCTCCCTTATTCCCGCGCTCTCCAGCAACACCTCCTCGATCTCCCGCGGGTAGATGTTGAATCCCCCCGAGATGATGAGGTCCGATCGGCGCCCGCACAGCGTGTAGTAGCCGTCGGCCGAGCGCATCGCCAGGTCGCCCGTGCGGAACCAGCCGTCCGTGAACGCCTCGGCGTCGGCGTCGAGGCGGCGCCAGTAATGGCGAATCACGTTGGGGCCGCGCACCAGCAACTCCCCCACCTCGTCCACACCGACCGAGGCGCCGTCGGGGCGCACGATGCGCGTCGAGACGCCGGGAAAGGGGAGCCCCACCGAACCGGGGCGTCGCTCCATCGCGTACGGGTTGCCAATGTTCATCAGCGTCTCGCTCATCCCGTAGCGCTCGAGGATCGTGTGACCGAAGCGCGCGCGGAATGCATCCAGCGTCGCCGCCGGGAGCGGCGCCGAGCCGCAGACGAAGAGGCGCATCGCCCCCCCGATGCGCGCCGCCACGTCGGGGGAGAGCTCGAGGAGACGCACGTACACCGTCGGGACACCAAAGAAGAGCGTCGGCCGGAACGCGTCGAAAAGCTCGGCGGCGCGCGACACGTCGAAGCGCTCCGCCAGCCGCATCCGGCACCCGGTGATGAGCCAGGTGATGACGCCATTCCCCAGCCCGTGCACGTGGAAGAGCGGGAGGACGGCGAGGTAGCGGTCCTCACTCGTTATGCGCCAGCACGCCGCGAGGTTCACCCCGTTGGCGAGGAAGTTGTTGTGCGAGAGGACCGCGCCCTTGGAACGTCCCGTCGTTCCCGATGTGTAGACGATCGCTGCCGCGTCGTCACCGTCGATCACGCGGCGCACGGCGGCGCCCGACGACTCCCCCGCGTGCCGCGCCAGCACGTCCACGTCCCATACCGCGGTCGGCGCGGGGAACAGCGCGGCGCTCTCGCTCCCCGCGACCACCACGGCTGCGGGCTCCGCATCGGCGACGATGTGCGCGATCTCGCGCTCGCGGTACAGGATGTTGATCGGGACGACGATCACCCCAAGCTTCGCGCACGCCACGAAGAGATCGATGAACTCGACGCGATTGGCGAGATACAGCGCCAGCCGGTCGCCCTGCCGGAGGCCGCGACGCTCCAGTTCGCGCGCCATCCGGTTGCTTCGCGCGTCGAGTTCGCCGAAAGTCAGCGTCTCGACGGAACCATCCGGGCGCTCGTGCTCCAGCGCCGGCACGTCGCGGCGCCCCTGGAAGGAGAGGTCGAACAAGTCGAGGAGTTGCATCGCGGCGCTAACCTACCGCCCGAGCGACGCGACGCTAGGCGAACGTTCACCCTCCCGAACGACTCGATGCCCCGGAGGATCGCTCCCCCGGGGCAGCCTTGCAGCAAACGCGCGAGCAGGCCCCGCGATCAGGGCGCCGGTCAGAGCACCGGGACGGTCACGTTGTGCTCGCCGCGTTCGTACACCACGCTCGCCCGTCCCACCAGGAGCGGGTCCAGCGGACCGATCGCGTCCAGGTCCTTCTTGGCGTATGGCAGCTTGAGGAGGACGTAGCGCATGGCGTTGAGGCGCGCGCGCTTCTTACAGTCCGACTTGAGGACGGTCCACGGCGAGTCGGTGGTGTCCGTGTAGAAGAACATCGCTTCCTTCGCCTTGGTGTACTCGCTCCACTTGTCGATCGAGGCCATGTCGACCGGCGACAGCTTCCACTGCTTGAGCGGATGCGACTTGCGCTCGCGGAAACGGCGCTTTTGCTCCTCGCGGCTCACCGAGAACCAGAACTTGATGAGGTGCACCCCGCTGCGCACCAGGTTGCGCTCGAACTCGGGACACTGCCGCATGAACTCCGTGTACTCGTCAGGCGTGCAGAAGCCCATCACGCGTTCCACCCCCGCCCGGTTGTACCACGACCGGTCGAACATCACGATCTCGCCAGCGGTGGGAAGGTGCTGCACATATCGCTGGAAGTACCACTGCCCTCGCTCCACCTCGCTCGGCTTCTCCAGCGCCACCACGCGCGCGCCGCGGGGATTGAGGTGCTCGGTGAAGCGCTTGATCGATCCCCCCTTGCCGGCGGCGTCGCGCCCCTCGAACAGGATCATCACCTTCTGCCCGGTCGACTTGACCCACGACTGCAGCTTGAGCAGCTCGACCTGCAGCCCGTACTTCTGCTTCTCGTAGTTCTTGCGCGACATCAGGTTCTTGTACGGATAGCCGCCGGATCGCCAATCCTCCGACAGCTCCGCGTCCGCGCGCGCCGAGCGGGTCTTCTCCGCCTGGCGCCCGTAGCTCATGATCGATTCGCGCAGCGCCTCGACGTCGTCGATCGATGCCCCCTTCATGATCGCGTCGAGCCCGTCGATCAGCTCCGTGATGTTCCCGGGCGCGGTGTGCGAGATGATGTCGGTCACCGCCGTCGCCTTCGAACTCCGCGCGGCCTCCACCGCCTCCCCTACGGCATACTCCGCAATGCGGGAGCGGGAGAGCGATGGCGCGATGTCGCCGGTTTCAACCTTGCGCGTGCTGCCTGGGCGAATGGGGCGTCGCGCACCCTTGCCGCCGGCGCCATGCTTCGCGCCGTTGCGTCGCTTCGCACTCGCCTTGGATTCGACCTTGCCCGGCTCTTGCTGGCCAACCGTCATCTTCGCCTTCACGGCGGCGCCTGCGCGGTCGGTCGCGTCGGTCCTGGCGCCCTTCGCGCTGGCGGCTGGCACAGCCTTCGAGGCGGGCCGCTTGCCGTTGGTGCTCATGAGTTCACGTAAGGAATGGGAGACAGGAACAGACACGACCCCGGCGTCCTTGTGCTCGGCGCGGGTGGCATCCCGATGGGGGACGAAACGCCTCCATCATCCGCAACCTTCACCCTCCGCGCGGGGACAGGTAGCCGTTATCCCCCTGACACTCGGGAGAGGTGAAGCCTGACACGGGGAGGGGCGAGCGCTGCTACGCTCCAGGCCGCCGGGAACGCGCCAGAGGATGGACACCCCAACCGTCCGAAGCACCGGAAAACCTTCCACCGCTCCCCTCGCCCTTCAGGCGCGCTGGCCCGCATCGCCCTCCGCCAGCTGCTCGCCCACCACGTTCACGCACAGCACCGTCACGAAGATCGCCATCCCCGGGAAGATGGCGAGCCACGGCTCCGACGTGAGCGTGGT belongs to Gemmatimonadaceae bacterium and includes:
- the ppk2 gene encoding polyphosphate kinase 2, which codes for MSTNGKRPASKAVPAASAKGARTDATDRAGAAVKAKMTVGQQEPGKVESKASAKRRNGAKHGAGGKGARRPIRPGSTRKVETGDIAPSLSRSRIAEYAVGEAVEAARSSKATAVTDIISHTAPGNITELIDGLDAIMKGASIDDVEALRESIMSYGRQAEKTRSARADAELSEDWRSGGYPYKNLMSRKNYEKQKYGLQVELLKLQSWVKSTGQKVMILFEGRDAAGKGGSIKRFTEHLNPRGARVVALEKPSEVERGQWYFQRYVQHLPTAGEIVMFDRSWYNRAGVERVMGFCTPDEYTEFMRQCPEFERNLVRSGVHLIKFWFSVSREEQKRRFRERKSHPLKQWKLSPVDMASIDKWSEYTKAKEAMFFYTDTTDSPWTVLKSDCKKRARLNAMRYVLLKLPYAKKDLDAIGPLDPLLVGRASVVYERGEHNVTVPVL
- a CDS encoding AMP-binding protein — protein: MQLLDLFDLSFQGRRDVPALEHERPDGSVETLTFGELDARSNRMARELERRGLRQGDRLALYLANRVEFIDLFVACAKLGVIVVPINILYREREIAHIVADAEPAAVVVAGSESAALFPAPTAVWDVDVLARHAGESSGAAVRRVIDGDDAAAIVYTSGTTGRSKGAVLSHNNFLANGVNLAACWRITSEDRYLAVLPLFHVHGLGNGVITWLITGCRMRLAERFDVSRAAELFDAFRPTLFFGVPTVYVRLLELSPDVAARIGGAMRLFVCGSAPLPAATLDAFRARFGHTILERYGMSETLMNIGNPYAMERRPGSVGLPFPGVSTRIVRPDGASVGVDEVGELLVRGPNVIRHYWRRLDADAEAFTDGWFRTGDLAMRSADGYYTLCGRRSDLIISGGFNIYPREIEEVLLESAGIREAVVVGVPDERRGELPVAYVVADDDAAVAALDATCRRLLASFKVPRGYVRVAALPRTALGKVQRHLLPPWT